The Corynebacterium confusum genome has a window encoding:
- a CDS encoding YhjD/YihY/BrkB family envelope integrity protein, whose protein sequence is MAAKTTSRRENTDQYGIERTRQDEPGAVDKLRDKSRIVERTMRMQERYSAEGGNQFAAGITYYSVLAMFPILMLAMAAAAAVLANRPDLFEQVQDQITNAVDGDLGDTLNEVLQTAVDQRGAMFGIGGITALWSGLGWMNNLRVGISAMWRIDATEGGNFVVKKLNDLIGLIGLLLAFAVAFGVTAAGTSGLTQKVFEWVGIESFPGMNFVLFAAGLVVGLIANFLVIWWLVVVLPRTKVPAKSGLQGALLGAIAFEVIKQLSTVIMSSATGSPAGAVFGPVIVLMIVMYLIWRVVLYVSAWTATTDESLAQTPLPAPEPAVIRVRNEIHEGPNTGVTLGAGAAMGAAAAGILALLNRKK, encoded by the coding sequence GTGGCAGCCAAGACCACCTCGCGCCGCGAGAACACCGACCAGTACGGCATCGAGCGCACCCGCCAGGATGAACCCGGCGCCGTAGACAAGCTGCGAGACAAGTCCCGGATTGTTGAGCGCACCATGCGTATGCAGGAGCGCTATTCCGCGGAGGGCGGCAACCAGTTCGCCGCCGGCATTACCTACTACTCGGTGCTGGCCATGTTCCCGATCCTCATGCTGGCCATGGCCGCAGCCGCCGCCGTGCTGGCCAACCGCCCGGACCTGTTCGAGCAGGTCCAGGACCAAATCACCAACGCCGTGGACGGCGACCTGGGCGATACCCTCAACGAGGTCCTGCAGACGGCCGTGGACCAGCGCGGCGCCATGTTCGGCATCGGTGGTATTACCGCCCTGTGGTCCGGCCTGGGCTGGATGAACAACCTCCGCGTGGGCATTTCCGCCATGTGGCGCATCGACGCCACGGAGGGCGGCAACTTCGTGGTCAAGAAGCTCAACGACCTGATTGGTCTTATCGGCCTGCTGCTGGCCTTCGCCGTGGCCTTCGGCGTGACCGCCGCCGGTACCTCCGGCCTGACCCAGAAGGTCTTCGAGTGGGTGGGCATCGAGTCCTTCCCCGGCATGAACTTCGTCCTCTTCGCCGCCGGCCTGGTGGTCGGCCTCATCGCCAACTTCCTGGTCATCTGGTGGCTGGTGGTCGTGCTGCCGCGCACCAAGGTCCCGGCCAAGTCGGGCTTGCAGGGCGCCTTGCTGGGCGCTATTGCCTTCGAGGTCATCAAGCAGCTGTCCACCGTCATCATGTCCTCGGCCACCGGTTCCCCGGCCGGCGCGGTCTTCGGCCCGGTCATCGTGCTGATGATTGTGATGTACCTGATCTGGCGCGTGGTGCTCTACGTCTCCGCCTGGACCGCGACCACCGACGAGTCGCTGGCCCAGACCCCGCTGCCGGCGCCGGAGCCGGCCGTCATCCGCGTGCGCAACGAGATCCATGAGGGCCCGAACACCGGTGTTACCCTGGGCGCCGGCGCGGCTATGGGCGCTGCCGCCGCGGGTATACTGGCACTGCTCAACCGCAAGAAATAA
- a CDS encoding D-alanyl-D-alanine carboxypeptidase family protein has protein sequence MKRIITAALAAALVAPAPVVVAHSPAGVAAQAQEAGPGDPAAEVPEGFEDPAADLTDAEAAEGLQDDGTGDEPSSSIRTTAPDTNDCPHSLVPAEPSTTSENLAPGQESPSPLPPVEGAACGVTAPEGFDLNPEVVASAWMVSDIDTGEIIAQKDPDGRYRPASIIKALLALVAIDELDLDNEVVANEETAGITGSSVGIGAGGRYTIEQLLQGLLMASGNDAAHALAQELGGDETTLDKVNDLAHELGTTSTFAASYSGLDAPGMSTSARDISRIYRAAYANPTFARIVNTESVDFPGYEDHPGYELGNDNGLFMHDPDGIGGKTGYTDDAHHTFVGALDRDGRRLQAVLLDTTIEHGPRAWEQAQMLLHAAYEVPAGSGIGSLDEEDADDKGDDNAAQDATPTPAPPADSDTHQRASWIEKSDGWLGIAAVAAVVVIVIAAAAFSLLQRRPNGRGNHAAR, from the coding sequence ATGAAAAGAATTATCACTGCAGCTCTAGCCGCAGCCCTCGTCGCCCCCGCCCCCGTCGTGGTGGCCCACTCCCCCGCCGGAGTCGCCGCCCAGGCCCAGGAGGCCGGGCCGGGCGATCCGGCCGCCGAGGTGCCCGAGGGTTTTGAGGACCCCGCCGCCGATCTGACCGACGCTGAGGCCGCCGAGGGCCTGCAGGACGACGGTACCGGTGACGAGCCGAGCAGCTCCATCCGCACCACCGCGCCGGATACCAACGACTGCCCCCACTCCCTCGTGCCGGCCGAGCCGAGCACCACCTCCGAGAACCTCGCGCCCGGCCAGGAATCCCCCTCCCCGCTGCCGCCGGTGGAGGGCGCGGCCTGCGGTGTCACCGCGCCGGAAGGCTTCGATCTCAACCCCGAGGTCGTCGCCAGTGCCTGGATGGTAAGCGACATCGACACCGGCGAAATCATCGCGCAGAAGGATCCGGACGGGCGCTACCGCCCGGCCTCCATCATCAAGGCCCTGCTTGCCTTGGTCGCCATCGACGAGCTGGATCTCGACAATGAGGTCGTGGCCAACGAGGAGACCGCCGGTATCACCGGCTCCTCCGTCGGGATCGGCGCCGGCGGGCGCTACACCATCGAGCAGCTCCTTCAGGGCCTGCTCATGGCCTCCGGCAACGACGCCGCCCACGCGCTGGCCCAGGAGCTCGGCGGGGACGAGACAACCTTAGACAAGGTCAACGACTTGGCCCATGAACTGGGCACTACCTCGACCTTTGCCGCCTCCTATTCCGGCCTGGACGCGCCCGGTATGTCGACTTCTGCCCGGGACATCTCCCGAATCTACCGGGCAGCCTACGCCAACCCGACCTTCGCGCGGATAGTCAACACCGAGTCCGTGGATTTTCCCGGCTACGAGGACCACCCCGGCTACGAGCTGGGCAACGACAACGGGCTGTTCATGCACGATCCGGACGGAATCGGCGGTAAGACGGGCTACACCGACGACGCCCATCACACCTTCGTCGGCGCCCTCGACCGCGACGGCCGCCGCCTGCAGGCCGTCCTCCTGGACACCACCATCGAGCACGGCCCGCGGGCCTGGGAGCAGGCCCAGATGCTCCTCCACGCCGCCTACGAGGTCCCGGCCGGGTCCGGCATCGGCAGCCTCGACGAGGAGGACGCGGACGACAAGGGCGACGACAACGCCGCCCAGGACGCGACCCCCACGCCCGCCCCGCCGGCGGATTCAGACACTCACCAGCGCGCCAGTTGGATCGAGAAATCGGACGGCTGGCTGGGCATCGCCGCGGTGGCGGCGGTGGTCGTTATCGTTATTGCTGCCGCGGCTTTTTCGTTACTTCAGCGTCGGCCCAACGGTCGTGGGAACCACGCAGCTCGTTAG
- the trpS gene encoding tryptophan--tRNA ligase: MTDQNAKAAEAATTRVLSGIQPTADSYHLGNYLGALKQWIELQNNHDAFYFIPDLHAITVEQNPEELRQRTLAGAAQLIALGIDPDKSTLFVQSHVPAHAELTWVLQCLTGFGEASRMTQFKDKSAKQGSERTSVGLFTYPVLMAADILLYSPHYVPVGEDQRQHLELTRNLAERFNGKYGETFRMPEAFIPEGSAKIYDLQEPTAKMSKSGDNPKGIINLLDPPKTSAKRIKSAVTDDLGVVAFDRETQPGVSNLLAIQSALTGKAIDELVESYAGKGYGHLKVDTAEALEAFTTPLKARFDELMADPAEIERILARGAERASEVAQPLVDDVYAKVGFLPARR; this comes from the coding sequence ATGACTGATCAGAACGCGAAAGCGGCCGAGGCCGCGACCACCCGAGTACTATCCGGCATCCAACCCACGGCGGATTCCTACCACCTGGGCAATTACTTGGGAGCGTTGAAGCAGTGGATCGAGCTGCAGAACAACCACGACGCGTTCTACTTCATCCCGGATCTGCACGCCATTACCGTCGAGCAGAACCCGGAGGAGCTGCGCCAGCGCACCTTGGCCGGGGCCGCGCAGCTTATCGCGTTGGGCATTGACCCGGACAAGTCCACCCTCTTCGTGCAGTCGCACGTGCCCGCGCATGCGGAGCTGACCTGGGTCCTGCAGTGCCTGACCGGCTTCGGCGAGGCCTCCCGCATGACCCAGTTCAAGGACAAGTCCGCCAAGCAGGGCTCGGAGCGGACCTCCGTGGGCCTGTTTACCTACCCGGTGCTCATGGCCGCGGACATCCTGCTCTACTCGCCGCACTACGTGCCGGTGGGCGAGGACCAGCGCCAGCACTTGGAGCTGACCCGCAACCTGGCGGAGCGTTTCAACGGCAAGTACGGCGAGACCTTCCGCATGCCGGAGGCCTTCATCCCCGAGGGCTCCGCCAAGATTTACGACCTGCAGGAGCCGACGGCGAAAATGTCCAAGTCGGGCGACAACCCGAAGGGGATCATCAACCTGCTGGATCCGCCGAAGACCTCGGCCAAGCGCATCAAGTCGGCCGTGACGGACGACCTGGGCGTGGTGGCCTTCGACCGCGAGACCCAGCCGGGCGTGTCCAACCTGCTGGCCATCCAGTCCGCGCTAACTGGCAAGGCCATCGACGAGCTGGTGGAGTCGTACGCCGGCAAGGGCTACGGCCACCTAAAGGTGGATACCGCCGAGGCCCTGGAGGCGTTCACCACCCCGCTGAAGGCGCGCTTCGACGAGCTGATGGCGGACCCGGCCGAGATCGAGCGGATCCTGGCCCGCGGCGCCGAGCGCGCCTCGGAAGTGGCCCAGCCCCTGGTAGACGACGTCTACGCCAAGGTAGGTTTCCTGCCTGCGCGCCGATAA
- a CDS encoding RDD family protein, whose product MAGRDARLQSLGESEQSPQRREAQLVFSVLSNPQRRELYDAAISAGRSVDWSDLEHLANFDCWPDPNLARPVTQADKQQPQQAQHTQHTQQFFQQPQRQAETQQGSPYGQPQTQYASPASPYAQPFNPHQVPTQSANLPAAQRYSDAVAANPEVERIAARPSAGGRFGMALFDGFLATAASGLVGGLLAAGGGVLSDAVSGTLGAVVFTLLCIAYFLGFETYMGGTPVKRMMGYKVANVETGRNLTLGESAKRQWFRVVQIIPGLGSLVSMGGSLFVLASISPSNELRGSHDRWADAEVTKKPRQQ is encoded by the coding sequence ATGGCAGGCCGGGACGCGCGCCTACAGAGCCTGGGCGAATCCGAACAGTCGCCGCAGCGCCGCGAGGCCCAGCTGGTCTTTTCCGTGCTGTCCAACCCGCAGCGCCGCGAGCTCTATGATGCCGCCATCTCCGCCGGCCGCAGCGTCGACTGGTCCGACTTGGAGCACCTGGCCAATTTCGACTGCTGGCCGGATCCGAACCTCGCCCGGCCGGTCACCCAGGCCGACAAGCAACAGCCGCAGCAGGCCCAGCACACGCAACACACGCAACAGTTCTTCCAGCAGCCGCAGCGGCAGGCAGAAACGCAGCAGGGGTCGCCCTACGGTCAGCCGCAGACGCAGTACGCCTCGCCGGCGTCCCCGTACGCGCAGCCCTTTAACCCGCACCAGGTGCCCACCCAGAGCGCGAACCTGCCGGCGGCCCAGCGCTACTCGGATGCGGTGGCGGCCAACCCGGAGGTCGAGCGCATCGCCGCCCGCCCGAGCGCCGGCGGTCGCTTCGGCATGGCCCTGTTCGACGGTTTTCTTGCCACCGCTGCCTCCGGCCTAGTCGGCGGTCTACTGGCCGCCGGCGGTGGGGTACTCTCCGACGCGGTGAGCGGAACGCTGGGGGCCGTGGTATTCACCCTGCTGTGCATCGCCTATTTCCTGGGCTTTGAAACTTACATGGGCGGCACCCCGGTCAAACGCATGATGGGCTACAAGGTCGCCAATGTGGAGACCGGCCGGAACCTGACCCTGGGCGAGTCCGCCAAGCGGCAGTGGTTCCGCGTCGTGCAGATCATCCCTGGCCTGGGTTCGCTGGTCTCCATGGGTGGTTCCCTGTTCGTGCTGGCCTCTATCAGCCCGTCTAACGAGCTGCGTGGTTCCCACGACCGTTGGGCCGACGCTGAAGTAACGAAAAAGCCGCGGCAGCAATAA